From Paenibacillus graminis, a single genomic window includes:
- a CDS encoding MalY/PatB family protein, whose amino-acid sequence MFDFDKMTNRLGTNSYKWDVHSDELALWVADMDFETSPAIVEALQKRLDHKIFGYTMVPDAYYNAVSGWWSRRHQFQIQQEWIMFCTGVVPAISSIVRKMTKVNEKVLVLAPVYNIFYNSIVNNQRKVLTSELVYKDHRYSIDFTDLEVKLADPETTLLIFCNPHNPIGKVWDKLTLETIGNLCIKHHVLILSDEIHCDLTHPGYRYTPFASVSEEIALNSITCVAPTKTFNLAGLQTSSIIVPNPELRALVNRGINTDEVAEPNAFAIEGAISAFTEGEPWLDALLEYLMVNKQWIEYFMAAELPELKVIHSEATYLAWIDCTAVTNDSKALGECIRKETGLYISEGAIFGGNGQGFIRINYACPKTRLEDGLQRLKRGIEIFQSM is encoded by the coding sequence GTGTTTGATTTTGATAAAATGACCAACCGTTTGGGCACGAACTCTTATAAATGGGATGTTCATTCGGACGAGCTTGCACTATGGGTGGCAGATATGGATTTCGAGACGTCTCCGGCAATTGTAGAAGCTCTGCAGAAGAGATTAGACCATAAGATCTTTGGCTACACGATGGTTCCTGATGCGTACTACAATGCAGTTTCAGGGTGGTGGAGTAGGAGGCATCAATTTCAGATACAACAGGAATGGATTATGTTCTGTACTGGTGTCGTCCCGGCAATTTCCTCCATTGTGCGTAAAATGACCAAAGTGAATGAGAAAGTACTGGTGCTGGCTCCAGTCTATAATATCTTTTATAACTCGATCGTGAATAATCAGCGAAAGGTTCTTACGAGCGAGCTGGTCTATAAGGATCACAGGTATTCCATCGACTTCACCGATCTGGAAGTGAAATTGGCCGATCCCGAAACAACACTCCTGATTTTCTGCAATCCGCATAATCCAATAGGCAAGGTGTGGGACAAACTAACACTTGAGACCATCGGCAACCTTTGTATTAAACATCATGTGCTGATCCTTTCTGATGAAATTCATTGTGATTTAACGCATCCTGGCTACCGTTATACTCCCTTCGCTTCGGTATCCGAAGAGATAGCTCTGAATAGCATCACATGTGTGGCTCCAACCAAAACATTTAACCTGGCAGGACTCCAAACGTCATCTATTATCGTACCTAATCCGGAGCTGCGGGCGCTTGTAAATCGTGGAATCAATACCGATGAAGTGGCTGAACCTAATGCTTTTGCCATTGAAGGAGCCATTTCTGCTTTTACAGAAGGAGAACCTTGGCTTGACGCACTGCTGGAATATTTAATGGTCAATAAGCAATGGATTGAATATTTTATGGCAGCAGAGCTTCCAGAGCTTAAGGTCATTCATTCAGAGGCTACCTACCTGGCGTGGATTGATTGCACAGCTGTAACTAATGATTCGAAGGCTTTAGGCGAATGTATAAGAAAAGAAACCGGGTTGTACATTTCTGAAGGAGCTATTTTTGGCGGGAATGGACAAGGGTTTATAAGAATAAACTACGCCTGCCCCAAAACGCGTCTGGAAGATGGCTTGCAGCGCTTGAAGCGGGGGATTGAAATTTTTCAAAGTATGTAA
- a CDS encoding beta-glucoside-specific PTS transporter subunit IIABC: protein MSQKYEKLAGEIVEKVGGSENVSTLTHCMTRLRFALNDNNKADQPAVKALDGVLDVIESGGQFQVVIGTHVEDVYTEAIKHLKSVEGSGRELAKERKVGFIGKLIDFVSGTFSPIVPAIAGAGMIKALLALLILFGWVSKESQTYYVLSFMSDAIFYFLPFLLAYSAANKLKCSPVLALVLAGILLHPNLTQLRTDGNEVSVFGIPLTLVAYSSSVVPILLTVWAQSYMEAIFKRIIPNAVKVIFVPMFTILVVGLLSLTVLGPLGSFFGTYLAMGFDFLGSHGSWMIIFVIATLWPILVMFGLHHNIVPLSLAQITTLGYENIIGPGAMINCISQGVAALVVGMRTKDKALKQISTSSGITAFMGITEPVLYGVNLPKKYPLVAAMIGAASGGLYAGLMNVSRYATGASGIPAIPLYIGENIWNLYNILIALVITAVVTAVITYFLSLKYEQELTTQETVVSDEETITIKDSVIMSPIKGAIIPLQDVQDAAFASEAMGKGIAIEPSEGKVVAPFAGVIVSLFPKKHAMGLLSDDGVEILIHVGLNTVKLNGKYFEAHVVEGQRIAKGQTLLTFDLEKIKQEGYITQTPVIVTNTYNYSDVVSESSRDYIDFNNALLLVKA from the coding sequence ATGAGCCAAAAGTATGAAAAATTAGCTGGAGAAATTGTAGAGAAAGTTGGCGGCAGTGAAAATGTATCTACATTAACTCATTGCATGACCAGACTCAGATTTGCTCTGAATGATAATAATAAGGCAGATCAACCAGCCGTGAAAGCATTGGACGGCGTTCTTGATGTTATTGAAAGCGGCGGACAATTTCAGGTTGTTATTGGTACTCATGTTGAAGACGTTTACACGGAGGCTATTAAGCATCTGAAATCCGTAGAAGGTTCAGGTCGTGAACTAGCTAAAGAGAGAAAGGTAGGGTTCATCGGCAAATTAATCGATTTCGTTTCCGGTACATTTAGTCCGATCGTTCCAGCTATTGCTGGCGCAGGTATGATAAAAGCGCTGCTCGCTCTACTTATTTTATTTGGTTGGGTTTCAAAGGAGTCCCAGACCTATTATGTATTAAGTTTTATGTCGGATGCCATTTTCTACTTCCTGCCGTTTCTATTGGCGTACTCTGCTGCTAATAAGTTAAAGTGCAGTCCCGTCTTGGCTTTGGTGCTGGCGGGTATTTTACTCCATCCAAACTTGACCCAATTGCGGACAGACGGGAATGAAGTTAGCGTCTTTGGAATCCCGTTGACACTGGTTGCTTACAGTTCTTCTGTCGTTCCAATCCTCTTAACTGTCTGGGCACAATCTTATATGGAAGCGATATTCAAAAGGATCATTCCAAACGCAGTCAAAGTTATTTTTGTTCCGATGTTTACGATTTTGGTAGTTGGGCTCCTCAGCTTAACCGTATTAGGACCTCTAGGGTCATTTTTCGGAACGTATTTAGCTATGGGATTTGATTTCCTGGGGTCGCACGGATCTTGGATGATTATATTCGTTATCGCAACCTTATGGCCGATACTGGTTATGTTCGGATTACACCATAATATCGTTCCTTTATCGTTGGCTCAAATCACCACCCTGGGTTACGAGAACATTATCGGCCCTGGAGCGATGATAAATTGTATTTCCCAAGGTGTCGCTGCATTGGTGGTAGGGATGAGAACAAAGGATAAGGCGTTAAAGCAAATTTCAACTTCCAGCGGGATAACAGCTTTTATGGGAATTACGGAACCCGTCTTGTATGGCGTGAACTTGCCTAAGAAATATCCTCTCGTTGCTGCTATGATTGGTGCTGCCAGTGGAGGACTATATGCAGGACTAATGAATGTCTCTCGTTATGCGACAGGTGCTTCAGGAATTCCAGCTATTCCACTGTACATCGGAGAGAATATCTGGAATCTATATAATATTTTGATTGCATTAGTAATTACAGCGGTTGTAACTGCGGTTATTACCTACTTCTTAAGTTTGAAATATGAACAAGAATTGACCACTCAAGAAACGGTTGTTAGTGATGAAGAAACGATTACGATTAAAGACTCTGTGATTATGAGCCCAATTAAAGGGGCAATCATTCCATTACAAGATGTACAGGATGCTGCCTTTGCTTCAGAAGCCATGGGGAAGGGAATTGCTATAGAGCCAAGTGAGGGGAAAGTGGTGGCTCCTTTTGCTGGGGTTATCGTTTCACTGTTTCCTAAAAAGCATGCCATGGGCTTATTATCCGATGACGGTGTAGAAATCCTCATTCATGTTGGCCTTAACACCGTTAAACTAAATGGGAAATATTTCGAAGCCCATGTTGTGGAAGGTCAAAGAATCGCTAAAGGCCAGACCTTATTGACCTTTGATCTGGAGAAAATCAAACAAGAGGGGTATATTACTCAAACTCCTGTTATTGTAACCAATACCTATAATTATTCAGATGTGGTATCAGAGAGTAGTCGTGATTATATAGATTTCAACAATGCGCTGCTGCTAGTAAAAGCATAA
- a CDS encoding DUF3737 family protein codes for MQTIDQQKLTGERALFKSKNLLIKNSTFAEGESPLKESEDITIHNSFFKWKYPLWYCQNISLKRTTLQEMARSGIWYSHHISMNDSVIEAPKTFRRASDIRLNHVDMPNAEETLWNCKDIELLHVTARGDYFGMNSENIRVDDLTLTGNYVFDGAKNIEIRNSRLLSKDAFWNCENVTVYDSLITGEYLGWNSKNITFINCTIESNQGMCYMENVVIEDGSIINTDLAFEYSTINVTTTTMIDSVKNPISGIIKANGIGEIILDDEGIAASNIIYELND; via the coding sequence ATGCAAACTATTGACCAACAAAAGCTAACAGGAGAACGCGCACTATTTAAGAGCAAGAATCTTTTGATTAAGAACTCTACTTTTGCGGAAGGTGAATCACCGCTGAAGGAAAGTGAAGATATTACTATCCACAACAGTTTTTTTAAATGGAAGTATCCGCTATGGTATTGCCAGAACATTAGCTTAAAGCGAACAACTCTTCAGGAAATGGCACGCTCCGGAATCTGGTACAGTCATCATATTTCTATGAATGACAGTGTCATTGAAGCACCCAAGACATTTCGCAGGGCAAGTGATATCCGTCTGAATCATGTGGATATGCCTAATGCAGAGGAGACGCTATGGAACTGTAAGGATATTGAATTGTTACATGTAACTGCAAGAGGAGATTATTTTGGGATGAACAGCGAAAATATCAGAGTGGATGATTTAACTTTGACCGGAAACTATGTTTTCGATGGTGCGAAAAACATAGAAATCCGTAATTCCCGGCTCCTCTCAAAAGACGCATTCTGGAACTGTGAAAATGTCACCGTATATGATTCGTTAATCACCGGAGAATATTTAGGATGGAATTCTAAAAATATTACGTTTATTAACTGCACTATTGAGAGTAATCAGGGAATGTGTTACATGGAGAACGTGGTAATTGAAGATGGGAGCATAATCAATACGGATTTGGCCTTTGAATATTCCACAATTAATGTGACAACAACTACAATGATTGACAGTGTCAAAAATCCAATCTCCGGAATCATTAAAGCGAATGGAATTGGAGAAATAATACTGGACGATGAAGGAATTGCTGCTTCAAATATTATATATGAGCTGAATGATTAA
- a CDS encoding LysR family transcriptional regulator: protein MELRVLRYFLTVARVENITHAATILHVTQPTLSRQLADLEKDLGTQLFTRGKSKITLTDAGMLLRQRAEEILTLADKTEKEFKDQSNLVGGTISIGSVESLTSNVIFELLQAFNVEYPQVTYHIFSGTGDDIKEKIDKGLLEIGILLEPIHIEKYDFIRLPQKERWGILTKTSSTLAQKEYVTSKDLAGVPLLIPSRSVLQNEIASWFADEHSQLRFVATYNLISNVVNLVEQGMGTAICIEGAFAMKHSDHLCFRPFYPVLQFGCVIVWKKHKIFSQAAARFLQYIKHALQA, encoded by the coding sequence ATGGAACTAAGAGTACTTCGGTATTTTCTAACCGTAGCCCGTGTTGAAAATATTACGCACGCGGCTACTATCCTGCATGTTACACAGCCTACGTTAAGCAGACAGCTGGCCGATCTTGAAAAAGACTTAGGAACTCAATTGTTCACACGTGGAAAAAGTAAGATCACACTAACCGATGCGGGGATGCTTTTGCGTCAAAGAGCAGAAGAAATCCTTACCCTTGCGGATAAAACAGAGAAAGAGTTTAAAGATCAGAGCAATCTGGTTGGAGGAACAATATCCATTGGAAGTGTTGAATCATTAACATCAAATGTTATTTTCGAGTTATTACAAGCGTTTAATGTTGAATATCCACAGGTCACCTATCATATTTTCAGCGGGACAGGTGATGATATAAAGGAAAAAATAGATAAGGGCTTACTTGAGATTGGCATTTTGTTGGAGCCTATTCATATTGAAAAATATGATTTTATCAGACTGCCGCAAAAGGAACGCTGGGGAATTCTTACCAAAACCTCGTCAACGCTGGCACAGAAGGAATATGTTACTTCCAAAGACCTGGCCGGAGTACCCCTGCTTATACCCAGCCGGTCAGTATTACAGAATGAAATTGCCAGTTGGTTTGCCGATGAGCACTCACAATTACGCTTTGTAGCTACCTATAACTTAATATCCAATGTGGTTAATCTCGTGGAGCAGGGAATGGGAACGGCAATTTGCATTGAGGGTGCTTTCGCAATGAAGCACTCTGATCATTTATGCTTTAGGCCCTTCTATCCTGTACTTCAATTCGGATGTGTGATTGTCTGGAAAAAACACAAAATTTTCAGTCAGGCTGCGGCCAGGTTTTTACAATATATCAAGCATGCCTTGCAGGCATAA
- a CDS encoding carboxymuconolactone decarboxylase family protein, with amino-acid sequence MAEKQTAGRDKLGEFAPKFAELNDDVLFGEVWSREEELSPRDRSMITVAALITGGNFEQLTPHLHKAKANGITQEEIAEIITHLSFYAGWPKAWSSFNIAKEIYKE; translated from the coding sequence ATGGCAGAGAAACAAACTGCAGGAAGAGACAAGCTGGGAGAATTTGCACCTAAATTTGCTGAACTGAACGATGATGTATTGTTTGGTGAGGTTTGGTCAAGGGAGGAAGAACTTTCTCCCCGCGATCGCAGCATGATTACAGTAGCAGCTCTAATCACAGGAGGAAACTTTGAACAGTTAACTCCACATCTTCATAAAGCGAAAGCAAATGGAATTACCCAAGAAGAAATTGCCGAGATCATTACACACCTTTCGTTCTATGCCGGTTGGCCCAAAGCTTGGTCTTCTTTTAACATCGCTAAGGAAATCTATAAAGAATAA
- a CDS encoding 6-phospho-beta-glucosidase has protein sequence MTLRQDFLWGGAVAANQCEGGYAEGNKGLSTVDVIPAGKDRVPVMKGKVSMLECDEEHFYPSHEAIDFYHRYKEDIALLAEMGFKCFRLSLAWTRIYPNGDDELPNEEGLKFYECVFDECLKYGIEPLVTITHFDVPIHLVKTIGSWRSRKMVEYYERLCETIFTRYKDKVKYWLTFNEINMLLHLPFGSSGLVFEEGENEDAVKYQAAHHQLVASAKATEIARRINPEFKIGCMLAGASTYPYTCAPDDVWKAMTRDREHYFFVDVQSRGEYPSYARKMLERMDIHLEMEDGDEECLRNNTVDFISFSYYGSRLTSADPEVNTQTAANLFPTLRNPHLTTSEWGWQIDPLGLRITLNALYDRYQKPLFIVENGLGALDTPDETGYIADDYRIGYLREHIKAFITAVEEDGVDLLGYTTWGCIDLVSSSSGEMSKRYGFVYVDKDDAGNGTLERRKKQSFEWYKKVIHSNGIEL, from the coding sequence ATGACCTTAAGACAAGATTTTCTCTGGGGTGGAGCGGTTGCTGCAAACCAATGTGAAGGCGGATACGCAGAAGGTAATAAAGGGCTGTCAACGGTCGATGTCATTCCAGCGGGGAAGGATCGGGTTCCTGTTATGAAAGGCAAGGTCAGCATGCTGGAGTGTGACGAAGAACATTTCTATCCAAGTCATGAAGCTATTGATTTCTATCATCGCTATAAAGAAGATATCGCATTATTAGCGGAAATGGGTTTTAAGTGCTTCCGTTTATCCTTGGCATGGACGCGGATCTACCCTAATGGAGATGACGAACTCCCAAATGAAGAGGGACTGAAATTCTACGAATGTGTTTTTGATGAATGTTTAAAATATGGTATTGAGCCCTTAGTAACGATTACCCACTTTGATGTCCCTATCCATCTGGTCAAAACAATCGGCTCATGGAGAAGCCGCAAAATGGTTGAATATTATGAGAGACTATGTGAAACCATCTTCACCCGGTACAAAGATAAAGTGAAATATTGGTTAACCTTTAACGAAATCAATATGTTATTGCATTTGCCCTTTGGAAGCTCTGGCCTGGTATTTGAAGAGGGTGAAAATGAAGATGCCGTAAAATATCAGGCAGCACATCATCAACTGGTCGCAAGTGCGAAAGCAACTGAAATTGCGCGCAGAATCAATCCGGAATTTAAGATAGGCTGTATGCTGGCGGGTGCAAGCACGTATCCGTATACATGTGCACCAGATGACGTTTGGAAAGCAATGACAAGAGACCGGGAACACTACTTCTTCGTTGATGTACAGTCCCGTGGAGAATACCCAAGCTATGCCAGGAAAATGCTTGAACGAATGGATATTCACTTGGAAATGGAAGACGGAGATGAGGAATGCTTAAGAAATAATACCGTTGACTTTATATCGTTCAGTTACTATGGCTCACGGTTAACCAGTGCGGACCCTGAGGTAAATACGCAAACCGCCGCAAATCTGTTTCCGACCCTGCGCAATCCACATCTAACGACAAGTGAATGGGGATGGCAGATTGATCCGCTGGGGCTAAGAATTACATTAAATGCATTATATGACCGCTATCAAAAGCCGTTATTCATTGTAGAAAATGGATTGGGAGCGCTGGATACACCTGATGAAACGGGATATATCGCAGATGATTACAGAATCGGGTACCTGCGGGAACATATCAAAGCGTTCATAACGGCAGTGGAAGAGGATGGAGTCGACTTGCTAGGCTATACTACTTGGGGCTGTATAGATCTCGTAAGCTCCAGTTCCGGAGAAATGAGCAAAAGATACGGCTTCGTTTATGTGGATAAAGATGACGCTGGAAATGGCACATTGGAGCGCAGGAAGAAACAATCTTTTGAGTGGTACAAAAAAGTAATTCACAGCAATGGTATAGAGCTGTAG
- a CDS encoding cupin domain-containing protein, with protein MSNEQLKGSTIFPLGKKVEANFIGDAYLQMVFTDPTPLNAPIGNVTFAPGARNNWHSHKVGQVLLVTGGEGWYQEEGKPAQLLKTGDVINIAPNVKHWHGATQDSWFVHLAITPGETEWLEPVDDAWYGSL; from the coding sequence ATGTCAAATGAACAATTAAAGGGCAGCACCATTTTTCCATTAGGAAAAAAAGTTGAAGCTAATTTTATCGGCGATGCTTATTTACAAATGGTCTTTACTGATCCAACTCCTTTAAATGCCCCGATCGGAAATGTGACCTTTGCCCCCGGCGCCCGTAATAACTGGCATTCACATAAAGTTGGACAGGTTTTATTAGTTACAGGTGGTGAGGGTTGGTATCAGGAAGAAGGAAAACCTGCACAGTTGCTTAAAACTGGTGACGTAATTAATATTGCACCAAATGTGAAGCATTGGCATGGTGCTACCCAAGACAGCTGGTTTGTCCATCTGGCTATTACACCAGGCGAAACCGAATGGTTAGAGCCTGTCGATGACGCATGGTATGGTAGTTTATAA
- a CDS encoding MFS transporter, producing MSVALLISSGPIIAANIPAIAKDFPAISLTQVGLLATIPSLFVIFGVLIGNRLELRIGKKRTILTGLGFVFIAGTFPAMKHDVFSLLFVSRCLFGLGIGLFNRLIIQMINDIYQNNPGKQASLIGIESAFEGLGGICLTLIVGQLLKINWYTSFYVYALALPVFVAFLFFVPEDKREIDKGGAEQLTLTSDQPSNKRPLRVIIGFGILLFVIVTLFINYNIQITPLIMEKSIGNATNGSNMIAFIGLGAFIAGFSFGKLYKLLRHSIVPLAILFLGVSMFVTTISQSIVLTTFCSMVIGFSFRCIMPYLLHTFTQQIANMAKLGTTIVLVAYNLGATLSPYEGTLVRQLFHAPSIQSLVFTNAMILLLIAITGFGVVYVNQKRSLTSS from the coding sequence TTGTCAGTAGCGTTATTAATATCTTCAGGACCAATAATCGCCGCTAATATTCCGGCGATAGCGAAAGATTTTCCTGCTATTTCTCTGACACAGGTAGGGTTACTGGCTACAATACCTTCCCTGTTTGTTATTTTTGGTGTTCTAATCGGGAATCGGCTGGAACTGCGGATCGGAAAGAAGAGAACCATTTTAACAGGATTAGGATTCGTATTCATTGCAGGGACATTCCCGGCAATGAAGCACGATGTTTTTTCATTATTATTCGTTTCCCGCTGTTTGTTTGGTCTGGGTATTGGCTTATTTAACCGCTTAATCATTCAGATGATCAATGATATATACCAAAATAATCCAGGAAAACAGGCATCTTTAATTGGAATTGAGAGTGCCTTTGAGGGATTAGGAGGTATCTGTCTGACGCTAATCGTGGGTCAATTATTAAAAATTAACTGGTATACATCATTTTATGTTTATGCATTGGCACTTCCCGTTTTTGTTGCGTTCCTTTTCTTTGTTCCGGAAGATAAAAGGGAGATAGACAAAGGCGGGGCGGAACAACTAACACTGACCTCAGACCAGCCAAGTAATAAAAGGCCCTTACGAGTGATAATTGGCTTTGGCATTTTATTGTTTGTAATTGTTACTCTATTTATCAACTACAATATTCAGATTACTCCTTTGATAATGGAGAAGAGTATTGGGAACGCGACGAACGGCAGCAATATGATTGCTTTTATAGGTTTAGGAGCCTTTATTGCCGGCTTCTCTTTTGGAAAATTATATAAATTGCTCAGACACTCTATTGTTCCTTTGGCCATCCTTTTTCTGGGAGTATCCATGTTTGTGACGACGATCTCACAGAGTATTGTTCTGACTACATTTTGTTCGATGGTTATCGGTTTTTCATTTCGGTGTATTATGCCTTACTTACTGCATACATTTACGCAGCAAATTGCGAATATGGCAAAATTGGGCACTACGATCGTATTGGTCGCTTATAACTTAGGAGCCACCCTTTCACCTTATGAAGGGACATTGGTCAGACAGCTATTTCATGCTCCAAGTATACAATCATTGGTTTTCACTAATGCAATGATTCTCTTATTGATTGCCATAACTGGATTTGGTGTAGTTTACGTAAATCAAAAAAGAAGTTTGACTTCAAGTTAA
- a CDS encoding cyclophilin-like fold protein: MKLKMTIGQDEYIATLIDSKAVEGFITQLPLKLTLQDYAGAEKISDLPARLSAEGSPPGTAASIGDLAYYAPWGNLAIFYKSSGYASGLIKLGSIEYNAKKLASYNKPIEALLEIVNE, encoded by the coding sequence ATGAAATTAAAAATGACAATTGGGCAGGATGAATATATAGCCACATTAATAGATAGCAAAGCAGTGGAAGGATTCATCACCCAGCTTCCTTTAAAGCTAACCTTACAGGACTATGCGGGCGCTGAGAAAATCAGTGATCTTCCAGCACGTCTATCCGCCGAGGGTTCTCCGCCAGGGACAGCCGCTTCAATAGGAGACCTTGCTTACTACGCCCCTTGGGGGAACCTTGCGATATTTTACAAAAGCTCCGGATATGCTTCGGGACTAATTAAGCTGGGAAGTATAGAGTATAATGCCAAGAAACTGGCTAGCTATAATAAACCGATAGAGGCACTACTTGAGATAGTCAATGAATAA
- a CDS encoding MerR family transcriptional regulator, whose amino-acid sequence MNITQVAKLFDLSPATLRYYESVGLFPPVNRKESGVRDYNEEDIKWVDFIKCMRDSGLTIEALIEYTSLFASGDHSLEARKQILVDEREKLIQKRKELDESISRLAVKIKDYDGKLFEREGKLKGTRVIEAKHD is encoded by the coding sequence ATGAATATTACCCAGGTTGCTAAGCTGTTTGATCTTTCGCCAGCCACATTAAGATACTACGAGAGCGTTGGTTTATTTCCGCCGGTTAACCGGAAAGAAAGCGGTGTGCGTGATTACAACGAGGAAGATATCAAATGGGTTGATTTTATAAAATGTATGCGGGATTCAGGTTTGACGATAGAGGCATTAATTGAATATACGTCATTATTCGCTAGCGGTGATCACTCTTTAGAAGCACGCAAACAGATTTTGGTCGATGAGAGGGAGAAGCTGATACAGAAACGGAAAGAACTTGACGAATCTATCAGCAGATTAGCCGTGAAAATTAAGGACTACGACGGAAAATTGTTTGAACGAGAGGGGAAGCTCAAAGGCACACGCGTAATAGAAGCGAAGCATGACTAA